Genomic window (Kazachstania africana CBS 2517 chromosome 10, complete genome):
ATTGGAATCAAGATCTTTGCAAATAAATCTGAATTATAATCTGGTTTCTTTGATTTCGAAGCTGTTttaatcaaaatcaattgacACTCAAACGCCTGTTTCAAGAGAGATAAACATTCACCGACGGTtggatcaatttcattagaCAATTGTAACAATGAATCAACGTTATCCgaaatgaatttttgaaattcaacaaCACTCTTTGGCTCCTCAGTGATTCCAGAGTCATTTTGAGCTGATGGAATACTTCCGGACACAGAAGGCTTAGCAGTTGCAGTAGGAGAGATATTTGGAGTCTTTTCGTGTTTTTTATCGTAGTTATTCAACTTAGCTTGAATGTAACCCTCTTGGTAGATTGTGACATCTTCTAATCTTGCAGTAGCGTCTTCTAATCTTTTTAAAAGTTTCACAAGGTTATAACCTTGCATCACCATTTTACCTGATTCTGGCATGTTTTCTTTGCTCTTTGAAATTCCTTCTAGTCTATTGTAGATCATTCAACAGGTGAAAAATACTTTTCTAGAGAAACTTAATCTATAGAGCCTGAATTGATGctatatatagatatatatctTATGTAAAACACCAAAACTGTTGTTACGATTCTTCTaattgaagagaaaaatttccCCTATCGAACGAAAAAAGCCCtaaaaagataaaatcaGGGCTTTATTTAAGTCATTACACACGTATGTTGCCTTAAATAGAAATATGCCTAAATAGGAAATATATCCCTAAAAGAAAAGTAGGGTTGAACTCAAATCATGCCTCACGTAGGTGTTTCCTCATTGGGAGAAGTAGTCTGCATCAGGCAGCCAAAACAGGCAAATTACGTCCAAAAACGGAAACTGGATAGGATGCATATACAGTGTTGAGATGACCACCATGTTGGCAAATTGATGGCCATAGCAAGACCGTATCACCAGAGGAAGTCTCATCAGTGTGGTTATTCACCACACGTCGATTAATTCTTTTCCTCTGTGTCGACCATCTTCTTCAGGAGACTCATCCGCATGTCTTTCTTACTTGTCATTCCATCAGTGGCGATCGTCACATACTCCAGCATGGCAGAATGGCCTTGTATGTTCGTGTACGTGTCCTTCCGAACGTTGCTCAACCAGTCTTCCTTCATGGTGTCTTCAGTTCCCAAACCAACGTATTTCTGCTTGAAAGTTTGAAATACCTGTCTTTGTCGTTGCTTATCAGACTGTTTCACCTGTTAGTAAATTAATGAACCACTGTTATAAATAGATCACAGCAAATATAACATACCATCTCCTATTCGAATCAACTCTGCTTCTCCTCTGCTTGATTAGATGGAATGCCTTGTAgttgaaaagtttttctTGTGAAAATCGAATTCCTTATTGATGGATAGTCTCATATATTTATGGTAAAAACGACACCCACCTATGGACAGATGTTTGGTTAAAACTAACTGGACTTGTGGTGTGCAGCTGTGCAGCTAACAAGTGGACAGAACAGTCTTGTTTGTAGAATCAATAGTTTTCGTTCTCCTTACTGTCCTTCTTACGTAAATTCCTTACCTCTCATCGCAGAGATTTCCTTGCAAGACAGTAGGCTTCTCGTCTCAGCCATAACTAACTTATCTCATACCTGCAGGCCACTGGCCCATCGTAGTTACCACCCAGTTGATCGCTATCAGCATAGCATGGGACAACTCGCGGCGggatattttcatttacaTAGGTGAAAAATAGCATCTTTCAGAAACAAGTTTCGCAGTTGAATATAGAAGTAAATACCACTGCTTTACGTTGATTACAGTCAAATCAGGCTCTGCAACCGTTTTTGTGTGAACCAGACTCCTTTTCCTGCTATCTGAAATAAACATGTCTTCGTCAGCATTGATTAGTAGAATCAATCAATTGGCATCCGGTCAAGATTTGATACAAGTAGAGCAAAAACTCTTCGATCAAGACTCAATAGCTAACTGGGACGCCCATGTTAAGAAGTTATGTGATGagttcaaagaatttacaAACAATTCAGAAAGAGCACAGTGgttaaaatcattatttataGAATTGTTTCAACTTTCTTCTATCAAAGTTGAACGGATCGCtgatttaattgaaaaactttctCAGGTCCAGTCCACCGACTCATCTGCTATAGTAGGTAAAATGTTCATTGCTACTACTCATGTACTACCGAAGATTTTATCTGATGAAAAGGATCTTATCGACCTGATCAAATTGACTCCTTCCATCCATGatgaaatcttcaaatttagtTGGCTGTCAAGTAAATTGACCACTCGTGGACAGACTCAATTGTTGAAACATCTTCTAAAGAAATCTAAATAcgaattgaagaaatataaCCTTTTAACTGAAAATTCTGTTGGATTTTCTCAATTGACCACTTTTTTCACACTAATCTTCAATGATAACGACAAATTTGCAAAGATTCCTTATTACATCAATGAAATGTACTACATCATTGGTAAGTACTCATTAGATACTATGAGATGTTTAGATCTTTTCTTACTGATATCTAGTGAATTTATAACGGACAACTATAAATTTGTAGTGGAATTTTTACAACATTCTGATTTCATCAAgataaatgataaaaatattacttTAGCAAATGTTGTCTCATTTACTTTAAATGGCAATAGCCCGCCTGATCACTACTATGACCTCTGTGCTATTCTAGTCAAATATGAGATACTCGATCCAGATATCATTTGGGATAATATTGCTCCCACTACTGAatcattaaatgaattcattaacaatattaagacaaatttagaaaaggaATCTATGAAGGGCGTTGAAAACCCACTAGCAATGGCTGCTGCATTGACAGATTCaggtgatgatgaaaatatagaTGATAAAGATACTGCTGCTAAGAGAGAAGATGATTTGGACGctgaaaattcaaagaatgaaaCATCGAAGGGAAAGCAGGAGATGGAAAcgaaagaaaatgaaaaaactgTAGCTGataatatgaaaaataatggtaaGATAGAATTCTTGAAGAGTTTATTAATTCATGGATGCTTAGCCGCTTCTTCAAACATCATAAAAAGAAATCCAGAAGTTCTATACATTGATCCATCAATTGGAAAACATGTTACTcgaattttcaaatacgTAATCGAAAcattatatgaaaaaacAGGTTACACCAAATTGTCGAACCTTGGGTGTTCTTTGCTAGTGTCATCATCTGAGACTTCGTTAATGAGTCAAAAACCAAGATTACTACAAGAAACAAAATCTCATGACCCTTACTGTTCATTGGAActcaataataaatttgtattttaTTTCCCAGAATGGTCGGATAATATTGAGCAGGTTACCACCGTAGAAGATCTCTTCACAATCAGTCATGAATTCTACGCTTTATGTGGCCCATATTTGGCTCAAAATTCAACATTGCTAAGTAAACTATGTCGTATTGGTATTTCCGATATTCAAAATAGCACTGAGGATAATTCTCAAACCATCGATAAATGGACCGATTATCTAAGAAAATTCCTCTTCCCAACGATACCAATGGAGTACACTAACCCAATAGTAGCTGATGAAATTTACTCTTTAATGAGctgtttttcatttgaaaaacgATACTTCATTTATAACGAAATGCTTACAAAAACATCACAGGATTCTTTGATCTTGAAGGCTAATTTTAACAAATCTGAAAGAGAAGCTAGAAGTATCTTAAAGTCCTTGAGTACAGATACCATCGATAaagaatcaagaaaattatctGACATTGTGTCATTAAATCCGCTAGCAACTTTGGTTCCTGTACTTAAACAGATTGAAAACTACGATAAAGTATCCGAACTTGTAATCTATACGGCAAagttttttaataattttgcttATGATGTTTTACAATACGTATTACTATTGCGCTTAACTCAACCACGGTCCGCTATCCAAGAAGATGGTGTCAACCAAGCTCAATGGGTTCAAAGGTTGTCAACTTTCATATCTGGATTAGCAAAAAACTGTCCTAATGTCGACTTGTctaatattatcatttatATTATCAAGACATTACATCAAGGAAATATTATAGCTGTCTCAATTTTAAAGGAATTGATCACTACTGTTGCTGGCATCAGGGATGTAAATAATGTTAACGTAAGACAACTGCTGATGCTAAATTCTGGAGAGCCACTGAAACAGGCTGCAAGGAAGCTTATCTTTGATTCAAGAGATGCAAATTCTGAACTAGGATCAAACTTAgtgaaattattttctaGAGAAAGTGCCATAAGTGAGATTATGGTACTATTGTACAATCTGAATTTAAAAGCCAATACACAGGAGGCacattataaaattttatcgGCCAGATGCGATGAAATGAATACTCTGCTATattctttcattgaattggtgaaatttatttttggtAGCAGTGATGACTTTATAGATAATGTATTAtcctttgatattttgatcCGACAGTTTGGTTTCTCAACTCCATGGGTCTTTCATATTTGGAGAGACTACATGGATCAAAAAAACAGAGAGCgtgaagaaagtgaaaagGATACGGATGCAACTTATATTGACTCCTTTGAAGAAACTTTGAATGAGACAGATTTTGAAGGGGTccattttgaaagaatatcaaGGGATTTATTCACAGtattttggaaattatCGTTATATGATATACACTTTGACAGGTCTCTTTATGATGAGAGAAAAGCTACATTAGAGGGAGAAATAGCCGGGgacatttcaaaaagaaagaaacagTCCttattgaatcaaataaaagaagTTATGACGACATGCATTTCCCATCAACGTACATTTAATAAAGTTCGTACTATGCTCGATGGAAAATCAAAAGTTTGGTCAGAGTCCGTCTCAGACTCAGGGATGACATCTCTTATCCAATATTGTATTGTTCCAAGGGTTTTGTTTTCTCCTTCTGATGCGCTTTACTCatcttattttctttcacaGGCTTTCACAATTGAGCAATCTATGAAAGTGTACGACATTCTAGTGAACTCGAATATTTTAAGTACACTCCTTTTTTCATGTACAATTTCTGAGGCAGGAAATTTGGGTATCTTTTTTACCAGATTTTTGgattcatttgaaaaaatgagAGTCAACGGTGAATTGTCCAATAGTGATAAACGTGAGCTATACAATTGGCACACAAGTCTGGTCAATCAACTGATAGACCTATTAGGTGAAAAGAATTACATGTCGATTAGAAATGGTATTGAATTTATGAGGTATGTTTCCGACGTTTTCCCTATTGTTGATTCCCAGATCAAATTACTTTACAAGTTATTAGAACAAAACTTGGTTAATGAACAAAGAGAAGACATCAAACTTCCAACCAATGCATTAATTGGTCATTTGAAAGCTCGTTTGAGGAAAGAATCTCTACAATTAGATGAGCTTTGTGATTTGaacgaagaagaatcaGAAGAGAAAGCCAAACGCGATTTAGAATTAGAGGAGATTAGAATATATGAGACAATGATAAGTAATGAGGCAAAACAACAGGAGATTAGAAAGAAACTAGAAATAAATAAGTTgagaagagaaaatgaaCCTGAGGTGAAAGAAGTTCCCAAGGAAAGGAGGAAACCTCGCTGGTCTTTACCAAAagtttttaataattttgaagaagtgATTTATAGTTTACAGACAAATAACCTGAACCGTGCTTCAACTTATCTTGAAGATCCTGATATGATTTCAGAGTTCAAAGAACTTAGAAGGAAAGACAGCCCCATGCGCGAGTATCGTGCATCGATATTCGGCTTGTTGAGCAAGTATTTCAGCTCATTAGTTAATAATCCAAGACACCCAGATTTCAAGCGGAAGTTAAACGAATTAGAGTATGCTATGGGTTCAATTACAAGACAATCTAACGTATCTGCAGGTGAAATGTATACTGAACAAAATATCGAACCTTCAAGAAAGACAAGTAGATACAATAGTGATAGATCATTAGAAAGAGGCGGTAGTAGGACAACTAGACAAATAACGCCCCAGGAAGACAGAATGTCAGGAAATGCACCAAAGGCGCCACTGAGAATGAAGTCCCCAACAGCACCTCGTGCTATGAAGTTCCCTGAAAAACCGTCTTCCAAACCCCAAAACCATCAAAATAGAACGTCTTCTCAACCAAGAGGACCAGCGCAGAGGTCAGAAGACAGAGCGCCTAAAAGATTCAAGTCTGATACAGGCGATCAAGGAAGACAATTCCAGCAACAACATCAACAAAGACCATCTTATCAAGGCGACAGTAATCGTAACGACCGCTCCAGATTTGgcaacagcagcagcacCAGCGGTAGTAGCACCCGAAAGCCCGCCAATGCCGATAAGCAAAGATTGCCGCAAGGCCCAAAAGGCTCGAGCAGCTATGGAAGTAGATATCAACCGTACTGACGATTCATACGTGCTGTCATATATATGTACGTCTTTAGTAGACTAATATAGTATAATTTCCGCGTTGTTGTAAACATCTCGAGaaatcaaaacattgaaaaaataaaagaaaattgacTAGTAAAGCTGATCCTAAAAGTGTAAATAAACAAGAACAGTATTCGTGAAGCCAGGTATAAATTACTAGGGTACACCATGTCTGAGGAGATATTTACTGGTACTCAAGGCACTCTTTCTGTTTATGTCAGTAAAGCGAGAGATCTACCAAATTTGACCAAGATCGATAAACAAAATGTGCTGCTTAGGTTGAGAGTATCTCATATGAGTAGGGAGAGTGAGACTTTATTTCGAGCTGGTCAGAATCCGGTGTTTAATTACTTAGAGAAGTTTGAAATGACCCCAGATGTACGACCACTCATGCAAGTGGAAGCCTATTGTGAtaggaaaaagaaaacacCATTATTTATAGGACGCTGTGAAGTGGACCTTGTAAATGGCATCAGGGCTGATCCTAAAGAAGGGTACTGTAAATGGTACGAAATGAAGAGGAACCACAACGAATTTGCAGGAACAATTTTCATCGAGTTGACCTTCCAACCGGCAGCACCAAAAATGTACAAAGACAAAAGAAACAGAGATTTCGAAAGGTTAGATGCGTCTATGGCCAGAAGACTCATTCCTCCCTTGCCTAGTGACAATATTACTATCGCCTCAGGAGCTTCTCCTAAGGTTGATACTGGTAATGAATATACACATGCTAGTGAAATGAGACAAGTAACCCCCACGTTTGGGAATAATATTTCTGATCACAGGCAGGGAGCTTATTCTAACAATGTCAGTGTGTTAAGTAGCTCTATTATATCATCCTCTTCGAGGTTGTCTGATAGGTCTTCAGGTCTATCGCCAGCCTTAATGTCATCTGTGGGTACAAACAACACGTCACTGTCAC
Coding sequences:
- the INN1 gene encoding Inn1p (similar to Saccharomyces cerevisiae YNL152W; ancestral locus Anc_2.124), translated to MSEEIFTGTQGTLSVYVSKARDLPNLTKIDKQNVLLRLRVSHMSRESETLFRAGQNPVFNYLEKFEMTPDVRPLMQVEAYCDRKKKTPLFIGRCEVDLVNGIRADPKEGYCKWYEMKRNHNEFAGTIFIELTFQPAAPKMYKDKRNRDFERLDASMARRLIPPLPSDNITIASGASPKVDTGNEYTHASEMRQVTPTFGNNISDHRQGAYSNNVSVLSSSIISSSSRLSDRSSGLSPALMSSVGTNNTSLSQETNITTTSDTKFHFANLKKLKERINIFKNPNASNENTAEENTVDIKALQKAIGVTSLSDEEEEEEERHSRRDISSSRPRSPARYAKMQPELPPLPRQSSNRHSKSPKLPPMPTTYHSRQNSISPTRRPPPLQF
- the THO2 gene encoding Tho2p (similar to Saccharomyces cerevisiae RLR1 (YNL139C); ancestral locus Anc_2.125); the protein is MSSSALISRINQLASGQDLIQVEQKLFDQDSIANWDAHVKKLCDEFKEFTNNSERAQWLKSLFIELFQLSSIKVERIADLIEKLSQVQSTDSSAIVGKMFIATTHVLPKILSDEKDLIDLIKLTPSIHDEIFKFSWLSSKLTTRGQTQLLKHLLKKSKYELKKYNLLTENSVGFSQLTTFFTLIFNDNDKFAKIPYYINEMYYIIGKYSLDTMRCLDLFLLISSEFITDNYKFVVEFLQHSDFIKINDKNITLANVVSFTLNGNSPPDHYYDLCAILVKYEILDPDIIWDNIAPTTESLNEFINNIKTNLEKESMKGVENPLAMAAALTDSGDDENIDDKDTAAKREDDLDAENSKNETSKGKQEMETKENEKTVADNMKNNGKIEFLKSLLIHGCLAASSNIIKRNPEVLYIDPSIGKHVTRIFKYVIETLYEKTGYTKLSNLGCSLLVSSSETSLMSQKPRLLQETKSHDPYCSLELNNKFVFYFPEWSDNIEQVTTVEDLFTISHEFYALCGPYLAQNSTLLSKLCRIGISDIQNSTEDNSQTIDKWTDYLRKFLFPTIPMEYTNPIVADEIYSLMSCFSFEKRYFIYNEMLTKTSQDSLILKANFNKSEREARSILKSLSTDTIDKESRKLSDIVSLNPLATLVPVLKQIENYDKVSELVIYTAKFFNNFAYDVLQYVLLLRLTQPRSAIQEDGVNQAQWVQRLSTFISGLAKNCPNVDLSNIIIYIIKTLHQGNIIAVSILKELITTVAGIRDVNNVNVRQLLMLNSGEPLKQAARKLIFDSRDANSELGSNLVKLFSRESAISEIMVLLYNLNLKANTQEAHYKILSARCDEMNTLLYSFIELVKFIFGSSDDFIDNVLSFDILIRQFGFSTPWVFHIWRDYMDQKNREREESEKDTDATYIDSFEETLNETDFEGVHFERISRDLFTVFWKLSLYDIHFDRSLYDERKATLEGEIAGDISKRKKQSLLNQIKEVMTTCISHQRTFNKVRTMLDGKSKVWSESVSDSGMTSLIQYCIVPRVLFSPSDALYSSYFLSQAFTIEQSMKVYDILVNSNILSTLLFSCTISEAGNLGIFFTRFLDSFEKMRVNGELSNSDKRELYNWHTSLVNQLIDLLGEKNYMSIRNGIEFMRYVSDVFPIVDSQIKLLYKLLEQNLVNEQREDIKLPTNALIGHLKARLRKESLQLDELCDLNEEESEEKAKRDLELEEIRIYETMISNEAKQQEIRKKLEINKLRRENEPEVKEVPKERRKPRWSLPKVFNNFEEVIYSLQTNNLNRASTYLEDPDMISEFKELRRKDSPMREYRASIFGLLSKYFSSLVNNPRHPDFKRKLNELEYAMGSITRQSNVSAGEMYTEQNIEPSRKTSRYNSDRSLERGGSRTTRQITPQEDRMSGNAPKAPLRMKSPTAPRAMKFPEKPSSKPQNHQNRTSSQPRGPAQRSEDRAPKRFKSDTGDQGRQFQQQHQQRPSYQGDSNRNDRSRFGNSSSTSGSSTRKPANADKQRLPQGPKGSSSYGSRYQPY
- the YSF3 gene encoding U2 snRNP complex subunit YSF3 (similar to Saccharomyces cerevisiae YSF3 (YNL138W-A); ancestral locus Anc_2.126): MSDKQRQRQVFQTFKQKYVGLGTEDTMKEDWLSNVRKDTYTNIQGHSAMLEYVTIATDGMTSKKDMRMSLLKKMVDTEEKN